Part of the Kitasatospora sp. NBC_00374 genome is shown below.
GCGGTCCCATGAACCGGGCCGCGTCGTGCGGATCGTGCACCACCAGGTAGGGGGCCATACAGGTCGCCCACTCGGCCACCTCCAGGTAGCCGGCCAGGTCCGTGAACAGGTGGATGTGGACGTGGTGGCCCGAGTGTTTGATCCACAGCCCGGTCAGCCGCTCCAGCAGGGCCGAGGTGGTGGCGGCGCCGGCGCGGGCGGGCGGCGAGCCGGCGCAGATCGCGATCTCCAGGGTGTCCGACGGCGGCTGCGCCCGCAGCACGTGCTGGGGCAGCCGGAGCACGGGCCGCCCGAGCGGGGCCAGCAGCTGCTCCCAGGGCACCAGGTGGAGGTAGCCGCGCGGGTTCGCCAGCTCCAGCCAGACCGCGTCCTGCGGCTGACCGGCGGCCGGCCCGAGCGCGTCGAGGGCCGGACCCAGGGCGTGCAGCACCTCGTCCGGGAGCCGGAACCCCTCGTCCGGGAGCTGGTCGGTCGGGGAGAGCCGCGCGGGCAGACCGAGATCGCCGCTCTGGCAGGTGGCGGCGGGGGCCGGCGAGCCGAGGCCGCGGACGGCCTGGAACTCGACCCGGGTCAGCCCGGCCCGTCCGGCGCTCGCGAGCCGGATACGCAGCGCGGGCAGGTCGTGCTCGGCGCGGAGGTGCACGGCCACGGCCCACTCACCCCATGACCTGGCAGAGCAGCGCCCAGGCGGTCGCCGGATTGGTGACGTCGCCGTGGCCGCCGATCGAGCGGTCGGCCCGGACGGCGACGATGCGCGGACCCTGCGGGCCGAGGCCGTAGCGGTCCGGCGGGTCCTTGACGTCCACCGTGACCGCCTGGCCGTCGACGCCCTGCGGGCCGAATCCGCCGAGCGCCGCGTACCGCGACGGCGGGGCGCCGGCGATCGCGATGTCGCCGAGGTCGTCGGGCCGGCGGACGGCCCAGTGGAAGAAGGTGGTCAGCGGGAGGTCGTGCCGGCTGAACGTGGTCACGACCGGCTGGGCGGTACGGGCCAGTGCGGGCCGGTAGCCGCCGGGGGTTCCGGCGCCGTCGACGTCCGCGGCGAAGCACAGGCCCGACACGGCGGGCTGAAGCAGCAGCACCGACTCGACCGGCCGCGCGGGCGCCGGGCCGTTGCACAGCGCCGAGAGCACCACCTTGCAGCCGTAGGAGTGGCCGACCAGGTGCACCCGGACGTCGGGCGCGGCGTCCAGCACGGCGCGCAGCAGCAGGGCCACGCCGTGGCCGCCGACCCGGCCGGCCCGGTCCTTCATCAGCAGCACGGTGGCCGTGCGGATCAGCTTGCGCGGATCGAGGAAGCCGAGGCCGCCGGCCGCCTCGGGCGGCGCGGTCGCGTCCTCGTCGACGAAGCCGCCCGTCCGGCCGCGGGAGCGGCCCCGGTCGGCGGGCAGCCGGGCCCAGATCTCGATGAGCTGCTCGGCGGTGGGCGGGCCGGCGTCCGGGCGGAGCTCGTCCCCGCCGGCGAGGGCGGGTGCCACCAGGGCGGCGAGCTCCGCCGCCTGCCGCTCGTCGAGCCGGTCGCGGCCGGCGAGCCGGCGCAGCCGCTCGGCCTGCGCCGGAGCGAGGTGCTCGGTGAGCGGCGCCGGCCCGTCGGACCCGCTCTCCGGATCCGGTGCGGGGGCGTCCCCGGCGATCGCGGGGGCCTCCTCCCCGGGGGCCACCAGCACGGCGCTCGGCCAGAACATCCCGGCGAGCAGTGGGCGGTAGTCCCGGTCCGGGTGGCTCCACCACTGCCGCCTGACGTCGAGGTAGTGGGTGATGAAGGCGTCGTAGCGGCGGGTGGCGGCGGTCCAGTCGTTGTTCCAGCCGTGCGAGAACAGGAACACGTCGGTGGCCCGGGCGGCCTCGGCGACCACCGCGTCGGCGGTCTGCGGGCCCGTGCAGACCCCGTTCCGGTCGAACGGGACGATGTACGCGGCCGTACCGGCGCCGTTCTCGCCCGCAAGCGCCTTCCACGGCACCACGTCGGGTGCATGCGCCATCTCTACCACCTCGGGTGACTGGCGACGGCTGTGCTCCCAGCTTGCGCCGATCGGGTGACGGTGGCAATCGGCGCCGGCCCCGGCGGCCGCCCCGCTCACGGTGGGTCACATCGGTGACCGGGGGTGGCGGCTGGGGGCCCCGGGACGGCGGGTCACGGTGGGTCACCTCGGTGACCGGCGGTGGCGGCCGCGGCTCTGGGAACGCTCCCAGCGGGGGTGTGGGAAAGTTGCCTGGTCCGGGGCCGCGGCCTGCCGGCCGGAGCCCCGGCGCGGGACGGACAGGGAGCGGCCGGGCGGCCGCCGCTCCCGACCGGGTGAGGCGGGAGAGGCGAGGCGATGGCACAGGCGGTGGGCGGTTCGGACGGCGCTGCGGCCGGTGGCACCCCCCGGGGGACGGCGCGCCCGACCCTGGAGGAGGTGGCGGCGCTGGCCGGGGTCGGGCGCGGCACGGTGTCCCGGGTGGTCAACGGCTCTCCCAGGGTCAGCGAGAAGGCCCGGGAGGCCGTGCTGGCGGCCATCGCGGAGCTCGGCTACGTACCCAACCGGGCGGCCCGGACCCTGGTCACCTCGCGGACCGACTCGATCGCGCTGGTCGTGCCCGAGGCGGAGACCCGGCTCTTCTCGGAGCCGTACTTCTCCGACATCATCAGCGGTGTCTCGGCCGAACTCGCCGAGACCGACATGCAGTTGCTGCTGATCCTGGTCCGCAACCAGCGCGAGCGCGACCGCCTCGCGGCCTATCTGACCGCCCAGCGGGTGGACGGCGTGCTGCTGGTGTCGGTCCATCAGGACGACCCGCTGCCGGCCCTGCTGGAGAGCCTGGAGATCCCGTCGGTGCTGGCCGGACGGCGCGAGGACGGCGAGCCGCTCAGCTACGTGCTCGCGGACAACGCGGGCGGCGCCCGGATGGCCGTGCGGCACCTGCTGCGACGCGGCTGCGCCGCCATCGCGACGATCACCGGCCCGCTGGACATGGAGGGCGCCAGAGCCCGGCTGAGCGGCTACCGGAAGGCGCTGGAGGGGGCCGGGCGGCCGTACCGGGACGAGCTGGTCGGCCTCGGGGACTTCACCGAGGAGGGCGGCCGGGTGGCCATGCGGGAGCTGCTGGCCCGCAGCCCGGAGCTGGACGCGGTGTTCTGCGCCTCCGACGTGATGGCGGCCGGGGCGATGCAGGTGCTGCGGGCGGCGGGCCGGCGGGTGCCGCAGGACGTCGCGGTGATCGGCTTCGACGACTCGATCGTGGCCCGGCACACCGACCCGCCGATGACCAGCGTCCGGCAGCCGATCGAGGAGATGGGCCGCACCATGGCCCGGCTGCTGCTGGAGGAGATCTCCGCGCCCGGCCGGGCCCACCGCCAGGTGGTGCTGGCGACCGAACTGGTGGTCCGCGAGTCGGCCTGACGGGGCGGGAGACCGCAGGCCGGCGGCCGAAAGGGGTACCGGGGTCCTAACCCTTCGGTACCGACCGTCGTCCACTTCGGCGGCCGGCTGCCTAGCGTGGGTGTTCGCTGCCGGCGGCCCTCGGACGAGGGACGTCAGGGCCCGGCGGAACGGGGGGACCGTGTCCGCGGCGGCCGGTGCAGCGTTTGCGGCTAGGAAAGCCCGTGCCGTACCGATCACCTCGCTGGGGAACCCTCACGTGCGTTACCGACCCGCGCTCACCGCCGCCAAGGCCACCGTCGTCCTCGCCGTCCTGCCGGCGCTGCTGCTCGCCGGGGAGGCCGGGCACGCCGTGTCCGAGCCCGCGGCAGCCCCGTCCGACGACCCCGGCCGGCGCCGCGGAGACGTCACCCTGGCCCCCGGCCCGCTGCCGGACGTCGCCGACACCGTCACCAGGTCCGGCCCGGCCAAGGGCCTCACCGTGCTGACGGCGCGGCAGTCCGGCCTGCGCGTGCACGCGTTCGGGGCCGGTGCCTCCCGGGCCGCCGACGGCACGGCGGTCGGGGTCATGCCGGCCACCGGGGAGGAGAGCCAGGAGTGGCTGGTCCGGCCGTCGGCGGGCGGCGAACTCGTCCTGCAGTCGCTGCTGTCGAGCAGCGACGACGCCGGGGCGCTGGTCCTCACCACCGACCCGGACGACTCGGTCTACCTCCAGCACGAACGCCCGGCCGGGCCCGACGGGGATCCGGGTCAGCTGTGGACCTTCGAGGACGGCTCGGGGCCGTCCGACCCCGGTCGGGGCGGGCCGGGGTTCAGGGTCATCGCCCACCGCGGCGGCTGCCTGCTCGACAACGGGTACGGCGAGCGGCTCACCGTGGGCCAGTGCGAGGACCCCCGGGCGTGGTGGACCGCCGGGCAGCCGGTCGGACACGCCGTCAGACCGGCCCTGCCGAGCGGCTCCTGACCGGCCGCCCGGCCAGCCCGCCCGAGGTACCGAAAGGCCGGCCCCGGCCGACCGAAAACTCTCCGCCCCGCGGCCGCGTGCGGTTGCCCGCGGCCCGGGGCCACTGCTGGGATGGGATCCCGGCCGCAGAACCGGTCCGAGCCCCGGCACCGGGGCCCCGGCC
Proteins encoded:
- a CDS encoding LacI family DNA-binding transcriptional regulator, with protein sequence MAQAVGGSDGAAAGGTPRGTARPTLEEVAALAGVGRGTVSRVVNGSPRVSEKAREAVLAAIAELGYVPNRAARTLVTSRTDSIALVVPEAETRLFSEPYFSDIISGVSAELAETDMQLLLILVRNQRERDRLAAYLTAQRVDGVLLVSVHQDDPLPALLESLEIPSVLAGRREDGEPLSYVLADNAGGARMAVRHLLRRGCAAIATITGPLDMEGARARLSGYRKALEGAGRPYRDELVGLGDFTEEGGRVAMRELLARSPELDAVFCASDVMAAGAMQVLRAAGRRVPQDVAVIGFDDSIVARHTDPPMTSVRQPIEEMGRTMARLLLEEISAPGRAHRQVVLATELVVRESA